The region GAAGCCGCGCTGGACCTGACCCGCTCCCTGCTGGAACAACGCGATCCGTTCGCCGCCTTCCGGATCATCAACGTGGCCAGCCTGGCGGCGTTTTACCCAATGCCGATGAAGGCGACCTACGCGGCGTCGAAGCGCTTCCTGCTGGATTTCTCGCTGGCGCTGAACGAGGAGGTGCGCGAGCTCGGCGCGACCGTGACCGCGCTGTGCCCCGGCGGCCTGTACACCAACGACGAATGCATCCGCGCCATCGAAGCCCAGGGCCTGGCCGGCCATCTCAGCGCCCAATCCATCGGTTCGGTCGCCGCCGCGACTCTCGATTGCGCGCTGGAAGGACGCCAGCTGTACATCCCCGGCGCCTTCAACCAAATCCTGCGGCACTTGGGCGGATGGGTTCCCGCGGCGTGGGTCGCGAGGGTCATCGGCCGGCGCTGGAAGACCGTCCGCCGAAAGCGGATGATGACCGAAACAGCCGCACAACAGAGTTAATGGACTACCGCACGGCAAGCCCCCGCTTCCCCCGGCGAAAATCACGCCGAGGGCAGGCGCGAGGGCAGGCGGCGGTGTATTCCTCATTCCGCGAAAGGGATAAAACGC is a window of Anaerolineales bacterium DNA encoding:
- a CDS encoding SDR family NAD(P)-dependent oxidoreductase → MCDDVSTTEAAPAPIRRAVITGATGGLGKAFAAECASRGWDLFLTDVNENALSTLAGGLRNAHAVDVRYAGCDLTDPEARLRLIRKLRSRPDRVWMLINVAGTDSEGAFFEQPRSRLLTILRLNIEAALDLTRSLLEQRDPFAAFRIINVASLAAFYPMPMKATYAASKRFLLDFSLALNEEVRELGATVTALCPGGLYTNDECIRAIEAQGLAGHLSAQSIGSVAAATLDCALEGRQLYIPGAFNQILRHLGGWVPAAWVARVIGRRWKTVRRKRMMTETAAQQS